The Desulfocurvibacter africanus subsp. africanus DSM 2603 nucleotide sequence TCTCTTCTCACCCATGGCGCGTTTTTTTAAGACGCTAATCCTCAAGCAGGCTTGGCGTGATGGATGGCGTGGAGTGCTTATCAGCTACACGAGCGCCTTCTCTGTATTCGCCAAGTACGCATTCCTCCTGGAGGGGCGTTTCAAGCGCGCACGGGAGCGCCAGCCGAATAAACGGCTGTAATGTACATGAATGCCACACCTGCAGGGATCGCCTGGCACGCGTTGGGTAACGTGGATTAGAGCATTTTGCTTTTGAAAATGCTCTGCTAGCCATGTGTCGGCATGGCTAGCCGCTAGCTTCGGCGTAGGTGCAATTTACTTGCGCCGTCAACGCCGGAGCGGGCGTCTTAAAAGCAATTTGCTTTAGAATCGAGTCACTTCGTCAAGAAAGCTATTCCGACGGCCAAGCGATTTCAAGCCGTTGTTTCAGGAACGCCTCGTCCCATTCGCGTGTGACCATGAACCGCTTTATGCTGTACGGATAAAAGCCGCGGTTATTGTATGTGGATCTGCCGACGGACAGGCTCGCCAATCCGGCGATACGGGCCATGGCCTGACAGAGCAGGCTGCTGCGGTTATAAGGTGCTGCAAAGTGACGCACTGTGCAGCCAACAGCGTCCTCTATCTTGCGCTTGGAGCCGGCGATCTCTCTCCACTTCCGCCTGAACCCCGCGCGCTTGAGGCTGCAATGAGTCTCGCCGTGGGCTCCGATGGCGAACAATCCGGTTTCGTGCAACTCCCGAAGCTGTCGCCAAGTCAAAAAATCCGAATAGGCATCTTTGTCCTGTGGCTTCAGACGGCCGGCGCTCCAAGCGCTGACCACAAATATAGTCGAGGGAATGCCTAACGAAGTGAGCAGCGGGGCTGCATGGGCTATTATGTCATCACGCGCATCGTCGAAGTGCAACGCTACGGCCTTTTTCGGCAGTTCGGCTTGGCCAGCCCGCCATTGCAGCAACATATCCATGGATACGAAGGAGCAACCGGCATCCAACAGGAAAGCAATATGCCGCCGGAACATCTCAGGTGTGGTGACGTACTTGTCGTCTGCGTGGCTTAGGCCATGATAGGCAAAAACAAGGAAGCGCTTGCGGCGTTCAACCATTTCTTTCCTCGATAGTCACAGGTAGATGCTGGTTCAATCCTTTTAAGCAGCTCACAATACCTTGCTTCTTGATCTCAAGCTTCATTGCGCAGCGTTCATGCTTGCCGGCCATCTGGTCGGACTTCGGATGCCAGAGATGGAAGTTGATGGCACGATAGACGACCTGCCGAGGTTTAAGCCCAAGATTTTGCAGACGTTCGCCCAGTTCAGAATCTTCCTGTCCCCAGCCGATGAAATCCTCGTTCCAGCCGTTGACCGCGAGCAGGTCCTTGCGCAGGACAGAGCAGTTGCCGCCCCACAAGGTGGTGTTCTTCTTGAGGCGTGCAGCCAGGGAGAAGAACGGGCCGCTGCCAAGATAGCATCCGAATTCAATCTTCCGGGTCGAGCCGAATACGCTGTCGAGCAGCATGGCCGGCGTGAGTCGCTGGCAGGAGCCTTTCAGTATTCCGGCTTCGCTGACTTTGGCAGAGATCTTCCGACTCAGGCGCGGCGTCCGCCCAATGCAATATACTCCATGGACCAAGCAGAGCTTGTGCTCGCGAATGAAATGGCGGTGCAGGATGCAGTCGCCATCTACAAAAATAATTTTAGTGCCCTTTGATTGAGCGATAGCTTTATTTAAAATGACTGTTTTACGAAACCCACAGTCTTCATGCCAGACGTGGGAAATGATTAATCCGAATTCACTTACGTAGCGGTCAATGATTGCCCTGTTGTCCACTTGGGAACCATCATCAGCCACAATGACTTCGAAATGGCGATCTGATTGCATAACTAAAGAAGCTAGCACCAAATTTAAATAGTCAGGCTGGTTGTATGTCGTCACTATAACGCTTGTATCTACTGACATTTTCCGCCCCTTTGCCTGTCAGTGGTCATATCAATGCAATACCAAAAGAAATTGAGGAGTATATGTAGAGTAAAGACGAAGAAAGATATGAGCCTCTAGCGACCGTCATGGCGTGATTTATTTCCGATCAACGTCTTGTATAGACTGATGTACTCCTGGCACAACCGGCCCAGATCATGGTGCGCGGTGACATAAGCCCGTGCCTTCGCGACGACATCCGCACGCAGGTCAGTCTCATCCAGCAGCCGCGACATGGCCAAAGCCAAGGTCGCGGCATCGCCGACAGGGGCCAGCAGCCCCCGCCCAGCCACCAGCTCCTTGAGCCCGCCAGCCTCGGTGGAGGCCACGGGGATGCCTTCCAGGAAGGCATCCAGAACCGTGCTGCCCAGGCCTTCTTCCCTGGAACTCATGACGAAGACCTGGAAGATGCGCAGGTAATCGATGACCTGCGGGCTGAAGCCCATGAAATGGTAGGTTCCGGCGAGCCCCAGCTCCTTGGCTCTGGATTTGGCTTGTTCCAGCAGAGGGCCGTCGCCGAAATGCAGGAAGGCGAAATCTTCGCCGCGCAGTCCGCGCAGTTTGGCCACGGCCTCGACCATGGTCAGCGGGTCCTTGTGCTCCACCAGGGCCGCGATGGTGCCGATGATGCGCCGATCTCCCAGGCCGAGTTCAGGGCGCGTGCGGGCCTCCAGCACGGCCGGTTCAATACCCGCAGGCGTGGGCAGCACGGCCGAGGGGATGACCGGTACATCCGGCAGGCCGAAGTCCGCAAGGATGTCGGCGATGGCTTGGGAAATGGCCACGATCTGGTTGGTCATCCGGTACTTGATGCGCGCGGCCAGGCCCGAGGGCCGAAAGTCCACGCGCCGTGTGTACACGAGCGGCGTGCGGTGCGCGGGCTTGGTGAAAGCGGCAAGGCTCTGACCCTTGGCCGTCTGGGCATGCAGTACGTCGTAGCGGCCCTTGCATCCGGCCAGAAAGGACAGAGCCCCAAGTTGGCCTGATACGGGATGCACTCGCACCGGAAGCGCCGAGGCCCGTTCGACCAAGGGCGCGCCGGCGCGGCAGAGCAGTTCGACCTGTACGCCAGCCGCGGCCAGGCCGCGTAAGGTATAGAATGTCTGGCGTTCGCCGCCGCGCCAAGTTTTCTCGGTGTTGATCTGCAGGATGCGCATGAAAAACCTCGCTCAGGCTGGATCAGGTTTCAGTCCGGCCATGCGCAAGGCCTGCCGGTACACGCCAAGGCTGCGCTCCAGAAATTTATCCATGGTCAGCTCCGCCAAGGTTGCGCGCTGCTCCTCGCCAAGCCTGGCGCGATAGTCGTCATCTCCCGCAAGCCGTGCCAGAGCCTTAGCCAGAGCCTGCACATCGCCCGGGGGCACCAGGCCATGGGACGATACGAGGTCGGGCATGACGCCCACACTGGTAGAGATGATGGGCCGCCCGCAGGCCATGAGCTCAAGAGCCGCGCGGGCAATGGTCTCGGACCACTTTGAGGCCACCACGCCGCCGTCCAGGGCCGACAGGCAGGCGGGCACGTCCTCGCGGCGGCCTGTAATGACCGCGTGACTATCGAGCCCGCTTTCATTCAGCCAGGAGCGAACCTGCTCCTCGCTGGTTACGGAGTCGAAGCCCAGGAGCATGAGCTTAAAGCGATCCAAACCCTGTCGGCGTAGAGCGGCCACGGCTTGGATGGTCTCGCGCTGGCCTTTTACCTCGTCGAAGCGACCCACGAGCCCCACGACGAAGTCGTTGTCTGCAAAGCTGTATTCACGCCTGATTCTGCGCCGGCCCTCGGCATCGAAGCGGAAATGGTGCGTATCCACTCCTCCGAGCACCTGGTGCACACGTTCGGTCGGGACGCCCAGGCGCTCGCGGAAATGGCGGCCCATGGCCGAGTTGGTCACGACCACGGCATCGGCGACCTTGCGGTGCAGGATGCGGTTGGGCAGGCTTGCCTGGGGCAGGCGCTGGTCCCCGCGGGTGCGCACCAGGGCGAAGCCGCCTGTCCAGAAGCGCAGATGACCCCACAGCAGGAAGGATTCGCCGCGATGACAATTGACGATATCGGGACGGAAGTCGTGCACCAGCCGGCGCAGTTGGCCGAACACACGCGCAAGGCGCAGGGGATTGGATGTGTTCAGGTCCATGGTCCGGACCTGCAGGCCCATTTCCAAGGCCTTGCTGTGCGAAGCGGTTCCCTCCAGGGTCAGCACGAGCACCTCGTGGCCGGCTTCCTGGAGCAGGCGGCTAAGGTTCAGGGCGTACCAGGATGTGGCATTGAACCAACGGACATTGTTGACTTGGATGATGCGCATGAGGTTCCCGGCGGGCTGGCGTGGAAAGCCGTGAGGTACAGCAGAATGGGCAGGTTGGCAACGCCGCCCGAGTTCAAAGAAAAGCGGGCTTCCCATATCCGGGAAGCCCGCGCGTCTTCAGGCAGGATTCTGCGATAGTTAGTTTTCCAACTGCTGAAGGCCTTCCAGCTTCCAGCTCGACTTGGGATCGTCGTTTTCGCGCAGGAAGTGCCAGACTTCGCGGACCTGTCCGGGAGCGTTCTGGGCTTTGTCCTCGCGCATGAGCACGTCGAAATAAACCGTGGCCAAGACCTGTGCGCCCTGCGGCTTGACCTCCAGGAGGCGGGCATTGACCAGCAGGATTTCGGTCGTGGAGGGCGTGGGGTCCTGGGCGGCCTGGCGTGCGATTTCCGCGTAGACCTCGGGAGAGGTAAATTCGCGGATGTCTTCCAGGTCGCGGGCGTCCCAAGAGGCCTGCAGGCGCGTATAGACCATCTTGGCCCCACGCAGGAACTCATCCTCGTTGAAGCCGGGCACATTGCTGCCGGGACGAGCCTGGCTGTCGGCCTGACCATTCGCGTGTCCCGAGGCGGGCGCGGAGCGCAGCTTGTCCCACTGGGACCCGCCCCAACTGGGCTGATCCACCGGAGCTTCGGCCTGGCGCTGGGCCGCGCCCGCGTAGCTGTATTCAGACTGCTGGCGACGCGCGGCGAACATCCTGAAGACCATGACGCCGGCGAATATCAGGATGCCGATGAGCAGGAAATCCATCATGCCGCCCCCGGCGAAGGGATGGCCGAAGAACAGGGACCCCAGCAGGCTGCCGGCCAGCATGCCGCCCAGGAATCCGCCCATGCCGCCGAAGAGGCCGCGGCGCGCGGGGGCCTGTTGGCCGAGGTTCTGCTGTTGCTGGGCGGGCCGTTGCTGGTTCATGCTGGGGGTCTGCTGGCGCTGCGCGGGCTGGCTGTAGCTCGGCCGCGAGCCGAAGGATCGGCCGCCGCCCATGCGGGCCGCCTCGGCGGCGTCGAAGGTGGCGCAGAGCGTGCTCAGGGCCAGCAAGAGGGCTGCGGCGAGTGTGGCGAGCTTTTTGGTCATGATTCCTCAAGGATGGCTGTAGTGAAAAAAAGGCCATCTCCGACAGCCTAGTCCGGCATGGCCTCAAATCTTCGTCGCCTCAAGGTAAGTCCTGGATTGTGGGTTGTAAACCAAAACAGGATCGACGCGTTCAGCTGATCAGTCCCAGGTTGCGCAACAGGTGCAAGAACATATTCTTGTCCAAGGGCTTGGGAATGTACGAAGTCGCGCCGCCCTTGTAGTAGGCCTCGACCACGTTTTTGGGGTCGTCCAGGGCGGTGGTCATGACTACCTTCGTCTCGCTTGCTCCCAGGATCCCTCGCCCTCTCTCGATGGCGCGAATTTCCTTGAGCGCCTGATGACCGTCCTTCTGGGGCATCATGATGTCCAGGCACACAAGGTCGTAGGGCTTGCCTTCGTCCAGGGCGAGCGTGAAAGCCTCGATGCATTCCTCGCCGTTCACGGCGATATCGCATTCGCCATGGGGCGAAAGTATCATTTGCAGCAGCTTTCTGCTGGTGAAATCGTCCTCGACGATGAGAACGCGCATGGTATCCTCCGTAACCTGATTTGAATGCGCAATGAAACGCGATTTCAATCGATTTTTCAAGGCAATTCTCGCCTCCGGAACAACGGCTTGGCCGGGAAACCCCTTGACGAGCGACCGTGCCGTGAGTTTCTATCCGGCCTTGCCGCTTCCAGTTGGAGCTGGAGGCGTTGAGCACAACCTGAACGCGCCACAAACGCGAGGACACATGGACCTGCCTGCATTCATGGCCCAGTCGGTGCGCTCCGGCCCCCAGGCTGATTGGCGAACATGGCCTTTCGGCTATGGCTGGAGCGATTCCTGGCTTTTCGTGGGAGCCAAGCTGCTGTTCATCCTGCTCCTGTTCGCCTTGTTGGCATACGCCATCCGTCGCCTGTTCGGCCCTGGCGGGCCGTTGCGCGAGAAATGGATGGACGAGGACTGGGAACACCAGCGGCAGGAACGCCTGCGCGAGCTGGACGAGCGTCTGGCGAACGGCGAGCTGGACCGCGCAACCTACGAACGCAAGCGTCGTAAGGCGGAGCGCCGGTAATGCCCGGTCTGGAGTCGCACAAACGCTGGTTCGACGCCTTCGTGGACGGCTTCCGTCACGGCGACCCCGAGGACCTGCGCAACGTGCAGCTCAAGCACGAGCACAGCCTGCAGGTGCTGGCCATCGCCGAGCGCATTGCCGCCTCGGCCGCGCCCGATAGCCGCCTGCACCGGCTTTGCCTGGTGGCGGCCCTGTACCACGACTGCGGCCGCTTTCCGCAGTACGTGACCTACCGCACGTTCAACGACACGGAATCGATCAACCACGGCGAACTTGGCGCACGCGTTTTGCGCGGGCATCCCGAGGCGCTGGAGGGGCTGGATTCCGAGGGACGGCGGCTCGTGCTCGGCACGGTCTTCCTGCACAACCGCAAGTCCGTGCCGACCATGCTGCCTGAGCCTCTTCGCCACATGCTGCGCGTGGTGCGCGACAGCGACAAGCTGGACATCATGCGCGTCATGCTGGAGCACTTCGATCCCGACAAGCCCAAGAATCCCGTGGCCACCCTGCGGCTCATCGACGATCCCGATCGCTACACCCCCACCATCCTGGACGCAGCCATGCGCCGGGTGACTCCCGACTATGGGCAGATGCGCTGGCTCAACGATTTCAAGCTGCTCCTGCTGGCCTGGTCCTTCGACCTGAGCTTCGCCGCCAGCCGGGAAGTGTTCCGGGAGCGCGGTTATCTGGAACAGCTAGCATCGGTCCTGCCCAAGCGCCCCGAATTCGAGGCGTTGCTTCGCCTGGTTCAGACCTATCTGAACAATGGCGACGGCAGCCGCTGACGTCCTGCCCTACGATCAGGGAATCTTACCTTGAGAAGGGCGCTGCCCTTGCGGAGGCCTTGTCGGATAAGGCGTGCTCTGAACGTGTGTGTAGCGGAGTGCATGAACTATTTCGCTGGAATCATGATAGGTCGCATTCAGGCAGTCTAGAGCAATTTGCGTTTGAACTGAGAGAGGGCGCTGCCCTCTCTCAGACTCTCTCCCGGCAGGGAGCGGCGCTCCCTGCAACCCCATTTTTCATTTTATTTGCAAGGTGCTGTAAAGCAGATTGTTTTTAAGACGCCCGCTCCGGCGTTGACGGCGCAAGTAAATTGCGCCTACGCCGAAGCTAGCGGCTAGCCATGCCGACACATGGCTAGCAGAGCATTTTCAAAAGCAAAATGCTCTAGATTGTAAAGGCCGGGAAGGTATCTCCCCGGCCCTCGAAGGCGCTCTTTCTCTTTGACAGCGTTCTGATTCACACGCGCTGATTTGGCGTCTCCGCTTCCGGCGTTAGCAAACTGCTTTCAGCCTGTCGCATCACGGTCGCATCTTCCCGCCTTGGACAAGGGCTGTGCCCTTGTTTGATGCGTTCGGGCTGCGTGCGCGTTCCCAGGTGACGAATCAGGGCACAGGCCCCAGGAGGAGGCTGGCGCTCAATGCGCCGGTACTCCCGGCAGTCCATGCTCCTCGTCACCAGTCCATTGTCGTAGAGTTCGCGGCGCAGCAGGGCGTGGTCGCCGAACAGGTGGTTGGCCAGGAGCAGTTCGTTGATCTGCTTTTCAGTGAAGGTCTGCCGTGGCGGGATCCTCGACCAGAGGACCCACAGACACGGTGCTCGCTGGCTGAACTTGGTCGGCCAACGCAGCAGATGACCGCTGGCATCGAATAGACGCGCCAAGCGCCGGACCTGGACATAATCGACAGGCGCGGGCGTCGGCTTGGGGCCGTCGAGCTGGTCACGGGCAACAAGCTGCGCCCGCAGGTGCTGGAAGTTCCGGCAACCGGCCGACCGAGCGAGCATGTTCAGCAGCTCGACGTGGCTGGGCGTGCGCTCGCAATCAGCGAGCTGGCTACGAAGTGACCGTGCGAAGGCGGAGATGTCGCCCGCGTTTAACGGCAGGGGAGTTCTGGACATCGCTTATCCTCATGTACGCGCCAATCCGGGAGCGGATCGTCGGTGGTCGCCGTCTTCCGACTCGGCACGGGATAAGGTGTCGATCGAATGAGGAATGTGGCAGGTTTAGCTCCCCTCGCGGGGCGGCGACGCCTGGGTGAACTGCCGACCAAGAACGCCTGTACACCATTGCCCAGGGTCTTACAACTCCATTGAGACTTCCAAGTGTTGCTGCTTGACGCCCGAGAGAATGCGACTTTCCTTGCGGCTATTCCGGAGCCAAGTCGGGCCAGTTCTCCAACCGGGCCTGCTGGCTGTAGTAGGCGGCCTGGCCGCCGAAGTCAGCTTCGCGCGGCTCGATGAGCCGGTTGACGCCTCGGCCGCACTTGAGCCAGTCGCCGCGCGGGTAGAGCACGACCTCGGGGTGCAGACCGGGTTGCAACTCCAGGCGCACTTGCAGGCGACCCAGAGGAGTGCTCAGGAATACGGGCTTGGATAGGTCCAGCTCAGCCAGGGTTGCGCAATCCGGTGAAACATAGGCCGTGGGTAACCCGATCTGGTCCTCTTCGGGGATCTGCGACAGAAGGTGGTCCTTGCGAATCAGGCTGAGCAGCCGCAGGGGATAGCCCATCGGAGCGGGCGGCTCTTCGTGCAGGGCCTCGGGAAAGCGGTACTTGCCGTCGGGATGGGCGAAATGGCCGTCGGCCCAGGGAATGCCACGATCCGGCGCCTTAGCCCAGCCACGCTCGCGCAATTCTTCCAGGCTTGTGTGCATGGCCGGGGCGCGCAGAGCGTTGCGCATGACCTCCTCGGCCGTTGGAAATTCCAGGTCCAGGCGTGCGGCCAGGCTTGCCGCGATATCGAAGTTGCTCCTGGCCTCGCCGCGCGGCTGAAGCACCTGCGCCGCGTGCAGCACGCAGTCGTGCAGCGCGCCCTTGCAGATGTCCTCGGTCTCCAGCATGAGCGCCGGCGGCAGGATGACGCTGGCGCACTCCGCCGTGTCGGTCATGAACGGGGCCACAACTACGCTGAAGCGCTGCCTGAGCATGCCTGCGAGGGCCTGACTGTCCTGACCCTGGGTGACCAGGTTCATGCCCTCAACCCAGATCATATCCACGGGCGGGTCGGCTCGCTCGACGTCCTGGGCCAGATGCGTGAAGCGGAAGGTTCGCGCAGGGGAGCCACCGGCTTTGGCCCAACTGTAATCCAGAATGCCCAGATCGCCCTGGTCGAAGAAGATTCCGCCGCCGGGTTTGCCCACATGGCCGGAGGCCATGGCCAGGGCATTGACGAAGCGTACATTCTCGCCACCCAGAGTGTATCGCTGCAGGCCACGGCCCAGGAGCGTGGCCACGGGCTCGGCACGGCCGTACCAGTCGGCCAGGAGTTCGGCGTCCGCCTCCCGCGCGCCGCACTGATCCAGCAGTCGACCGTAGTCCAGCGAACGCAACAGCCGTTCCAACACATCCCAGTTGGCGCTACGGTCTAAAGCCTGCCGCGACACGGCCCCGCGCTCCATGAGCAGCTTGAGCACGGCAGCGGCCAGGAAACGGTCCGTGCCCGGCCGTACGAGGATGTGCCGGTCGCACTCGCCGGCTTGCGCCTGATCGCCGACGTGCACGGCCAGCACCGAAATGCCGGATCGGCGAGCCTTGCGCAGCAGCAGATTCAAATGCGGGGATTGGGCCTGCACATTGCGGCCCCAGTTGACGATGCGTGCGGCCTTTAGGAACTCTGATAAATCGGCCCCGCGCACGGCTCCGAAGTCCTGAATGGTAGCCTGCGCACCCGCGGACAGGCAGGGTGAGCCTGTGAAGCCGGAGGCATGCAACGATCCGAACAACCGTCGGCTGGCCTGGGCCAGGACGCCGAAGGACGCGTAGTACCAGACGTGCATGATGCGCTCGGGCGTGGCCCGTAGCGCCTGGAGGCGCGCGGCCACGAGGTCCAGGGCCTCGTCCCAGGACGCCTGCCGGAATTCCTCGCCGTCGCGGACGAGCGGGGTGGTGATGCGCGTCGGGCTGTCGATCAGCTCGAAGTAGCGGGCCGTCTTGGCGCAGATGACCCCGGCCGTGAACGGATGGTCAGGGTTGCCGCGTATGCGCGGC carries:
- a CDS encoding HD domain-containing protein, with protein sequence MPGLESHKRWFDAFVDGFRHGDPEDLRNVQLKHEHSLQVLAIAERIAASAAPDSRLHRLCLVAALYHDCGRFPQYVTYRTFNDTESINHGELGARVLRGHPEALEGLDSEGRRLVLGTVFLHNRKSVPTMLPEPLRHMLRVVRDSDKLDIMRVMLEHFDPDKPKNPVATLRLIDDPDRYTPTILDAAMRRVTPDYGQMRWLNDFKLLLLAWSFDLSFAASREVFRERGYLEQLASVLPKRPEFEALLRLVQTYLNNGDGSR
- a CDS encoding glycosyltransferase family 4 protein; protein product: MRILQINTEKTWRGGERQTFYTLRGLAAAGVQVELLCRAGAPLVERASALPVRVHPVSGQLGALSFLAGCKGRYDVLHAQTAKGQSLAAFTKPAHRTPLVYTRRVDFRPSGLAARIKYRMTNQIVAISQAIADILADFGLPDVPVIPSAVLPTPAGIEPAVLEARTRPELGLGDRRIIGTIAALVEHKDPLTMVEAVAKLRGLRGEDFAFLHFGDGPLLEQAKSRAKELGLAGTYHFMGFSPQVIDYLRIFQVFVMSSREEGLGSTVLDAFLEGIPVASTEAGGLKELVAGRGLLAPVGDAATLALAMSRLLDETDLRADVVAKARAYVTAHHDLGRLCQEYISLYKTLIGNKSRHDGR
- a CDS encoding glycosyltransferase family 4 protein, with product MRIIQVNNVRWFNATSWYALNLSRLLQEAGHEVLVLTLEGTASHSKALEMGLQVRTMDLNTSNPLRLARVFGQLRRLVHDFRPDIVNCHRGESFLLWGHLRFWTGGFALVRTRGDQRLPQASLPNRILHRKVADAVVVTNSAMGRHFRERLGVPTERVHQVLGGVDTHHFRFDAEGRRRIRREYSFADNDFVVGLVGRFDEVKGQRETIQAVAALRRQGLDRFKLMLLGFDSVTSEEQVRSWLNESGLDSHAVITGRREDVPACLSALDGGVVASKWSETIARAALELMACGRPIISTSVGVMPDLVSSHGLVPPGDVQALAKALARLAGDDDYRARLGEEQRATLAELTMDKFLERSLGVYRQALRMAGLKPDPA
- a CDS encoding Tim44 domain-containing protein; the encoded protein is MTKKLATLAAALLLALSTLCATFDAAEAARMGGGRSFGSRPSYSQPAQRQQTPSMNQQRPAQQQQNLGQQAPARRGLFGGMGGFLGGMLAGSLLGSLFFGHPFAGGGMMDFLLIGILIFAGVMVFRMFAARRQQSEYSYAGAAQRQAEAPVDQPSWGGSQWDKLRSAPASGHANGQADSQARPGSNVPGFNEDEFLRGAKMVYTRLQASWDARDLEDIREFTSPEVYAEIARQAAQDPTPSTTEILLVNARLLEVKPQGAQVLATVYFDVLMREDKAQNAPGQVREVWHFLRENDDPKSSWKLEGLQQLEN
- a CDS encoding polysaccharide deacetylase family protein — translated: MVERRKRFLVFAYHGLSHADDKYVTTPEMFRRHIAFLLDAGCSFVSMDMLLQWRAGQAELPKKAVALHFDDARDDIIAHAAPLLTSLGIPSTIFVVSAWSAGRLKPQDKDAYSDFLTWRQLRELHETGLFAIGAHGETHCSLKRAGFRRKWREIAGSKRKIEDAVGCTVRHFAAPYNRSSLLCQAMARIAGLASLSVGRSTYNNRGFYPYSIKRFMVTREWDEAFLKQRLEIAWPSE
- a CDS encoding glycosyltransferase, translating into MSVDTSVIVTTYNQPDYLNLVLASLVMQSDRHFEVIVADDGSQVDNRAIIDRYVSEFGLIISHVWHEDCGFRKTVILNKAIAQSKGTKIIFVDGDCILHRHFIREHKLCLVHGVYCIGRTPRLSRKISAKVSEAGILKGSCQRLTPAMLLDSVFGSTRKIEFGCYLGSGPFFSLAARLKKNTTLWGGNCSVLRKDLLAVNGWNEDFIGWGQEDSELGERLQNLGLKPRQVVYRAINFHLWHPKSDQMAGKHERCAMKLEIKKQGIVSCLKGLNQHLPVTIEERNG
- a CDS encoding response regulator; its protein translation is MRVLIVEDDFTSRKLLQMILSPHGECDIAVNGEECIEAFTLALDEGKPYDLVCLDIMMPQKDGHQALKEIRAIERGRGILGASETKVVMTTALDDPKNVVEAYYKGGATSYIPKPLDKNMFLHLLRNLGLIS
- a CDS encoding molybdopterin-dependent oxidoreductase, which gives rise to MTRIVKTACTRHCSDGCALCVEFPSQGRPRIRGNPDHPFTAGVICAKTARYFELIDSPTRITTPLVRDGEEFRQASWDEALDLVAARLQALRATPERIMHVWYYASFGVLAQASRRLFGSLHASGFTGSPCLSAGAQATIQDFGAVRGADLSEFLKAARIVNWGRNVQAQSPHLNLLLRKARRSGISVLAVHVGDQAQAGECDRHILVRPGTDRFLAAAVLKLLMERGAVSRQALDRSANWDVLERLLRSLDYGRLLDQCGAREADAELLADWYGRAEPVATLLGRGLQRYTLGGENVRFVNALAMASGHVGKPGGGIFFDQGDLGILDYSWAKAGGSPARTFRFTHLAQDVERADPPVDMIWVEGMNLVTQGQDSQALAGMLRQRFSVVVAPFMTDTAECASVILPPALMLETEDICKGALHDCVLHAAQVLQPRGEARSNFDIAASLAARLDLEFPTAEEVMRNALRAPAMHTSLEELRERGWAKAPDRGIPWADGHFAHPDGKYRFPEALHEEPPAPMGYPLRLLSLIRKDHLLSQIPEEDQIGLPTAYVSPDCATLAELDLSKPVFLSTPLGRLQVRLELQPGLHPEVVLYPRGDWLKCGRGVNRLIEPREADFGGQAAYYSQQARLENWPDLAPE
- a CDS encoding DUF2087 domain-containing protein; this encodes MSRTPLPLNAGDISAFARSLRSQLADCERTPSHVELLNMLARSAGCRNFQHLRAQLVARDQLDGPKPTPAPVDYVQVRRLARLFDASGHLLRWPTKFSQRAPCLWVLWSRIPPRQTFTEKQINELLLANHLFGDHALLRRELYDNGLVTRSMDCREYRRIERQPPPGACALIRHLGTRTQPERIKQGHSPCPRREDATVMRQAESSLLTPEAETPNQRV